The Syngnathus acus chromosome 2, fSynAcu1.2, whole genome shotgun sequence genomic interval GTTGTTTAGAAAATATCCCGAAGGAGACGTGAGATCACCCACGCTGGGATGCTGCCAGACAAATCTCCAACAGCTCATCGAGACCCTCGTCAACACAAGTCTACTTATAGAATGTCGACTTTAGACAGTGGTGGAATGCACTCTGTCTACAAcacctttccttttcacaatgtatatttttcaTGTCTTAAGAGTAAATTACACTACAATGAACCCTGAAGCCAAATATacagttttttgaaaaatacgtTTTTGCACAAGAACATCAAGGGCAAAATGGGCTGAGTATTGTTGCTTTCCTGGTATCATCGATTATAGCATCCAACTACTTTTTCTGATGGCATCCCCTACACTGCTGCGTACTTGACTCATCTGAGTATTAGTGATCTTAATAACCTTATTTCTTGTTTGACGTATTAGTTTTTCCAACACCAGCTGTCAGGTTTCCCAAACTGGTAGTTTTGTTATATAAATCTCTTGCTGCGTACATTTATTATTGTCACAGGGGGGAAATATATGTAACTtaaggtagttaaaaaaagtaatataataataataataataataattaataatcataataataatttttaccccaaacaataaaaacatgaaaataaaaggtaAATGCAACATCAACCATAGAGATATATTTTCTACTATCTCCTCATAGTCAACCAACTTTCTGGTCtgtaataaaaatgaacatgcCGGTTACCAGAGGTCAGTTAAACTTTtccgttttcattttgtcttgcGTGTGTAATCTGTACGTTCAGACCGAATGTGAGtgttaaaaagtgaaaagaagTTTGTTTCTGAATGCAGGAGGAGGCAAAAGGAGACTCAGGTGAAGTAAAGTGATTTTTCTAAAATCTTATTTATGAGACAACGTTGACAGAAATACAATTGACTCTTGTTACAGTCAACCAAAGTTTGTAATACATTGTCATCTAGTGGTCTTCAGTGTCACTGCAGTATCTTACTACgtcattttattaatttattataattttccaGCAATTACATGAAGTGTTCGCAACTTAAATGTCAAACTTAGAAAAACCAGAGCGTGatgcatttcattttaaagcaaatgttCAACTCTCATATTCATATGAACTCATATTCACTTCTGAGGACGATTTCATGAATGATTggtttaatatttaataaatataacaGTTATGTGATATCACAAAACCATTGCACACCGTGAAACTCAAACAATTCTACTATAACATGATACTGTACAGTCTGCAggccatttgtttgttttagttcAGACCCGACCAATCATGCCAAAGTGATAGCCTTGTTGTTATCCTCAATGGACCCATTGCAGAGTGAAAAGAGGAGGGGTGACAGCAGCATGGAAAACTGAGATTTAGCAgagggcaacaaaaaaaatgagaccatCTCAACTGCACCAAGAGAAGGAGAGGGAAAATGGCCATAGCAAAGCTGTTGAGAACCTCTCTGGAACAGGAAGCggtataaaaaaatgtcaagggcTGCATGGTTTTTGACCCGACGCCCCCTCCCAAGCGTGAGAACCAAGTCCTTTAAGACCTTCCCAACACAAGCACCCGCACACgtgcacactctcacacacactgtaaAGCCGTAAACAAAGAGGGAAAAAGCACCAAACCAACAAGGGTCTGCAAAACAAGTGGGAAACCAATCATACCTTTCAACTAGTGCGTGTGGACTTGTGCCAACTATGCAACTGATAAAGCCCCCCTGCTAAAAATAAGCATCCAAAGTATGTTTTGGGAAAGATTTCATTCTAAGCCTCGATTTCAGTCTGCTTGGTGCCCAATCCCCTCTATGAGTGCAGCACTGGGTGAAAATGCCATTTGTGTGCTTCAATGCACCTTTAGTTGAAAATAATTAAACCTTTAAAGCATCGTAAGAGATTATTTGGCTCACCCCAGAGAATGACTTCTATGACATTGTTAGAACAGCCCTCCTCGTCCTCTCACACATTGTGGTAATAACCAATATGCCCTTGCTCAAGACAACTGCTGTGATGCAGCTTCCATGTGCAGATTCCAGAgaaaagtgtgtgcgtgttgtgtgtgtgcaaccGGCATggtaatctaaaaaaaaaaaaaatcctagttTTAAAATTGGAATTAAATGTGGTCAATAGTCTATTGCGCGTGGAGACCGTTACCTCTGGTTTCCACGCGACGCCAGCATGCGAGCTCGGTGGCTGGGTCCTCCTCTGGAGCCACCTCCGAGGCGAGAAGAGCGCGCCGGTACTGCCGGGCGGCGTGAACCCGGAGCCTCGCACATCGAGTGGTAAATCTCCGGTCGTGCTCCGTTTGGAACCCTTCGCAACCTcgtagtcaaagtcaaagttggACGATGGGAACACGTCCAAAGGTATAGAGGGAGAAGAGATAGATGGCGCGATGGGTTCTTTGAGCGTTAAAGTTTTGGTGCGCGTAAACGGTTTTGAGGACGCACCTGCGTCCTGGACAGTAAATCCGGACAACTGCGCGACATTTGCACTTTCGGTCCCGGTGCCGTACTGTCTGATGATGGCAGGGTCCAGACTCCTGGTTTGCCGCAGCCTCTGTTTGGTTATAGCCTTCGATGATGGAGAGGAGCAGGAAAAGACGCTGTTCAAAAGTCCCTGTGCCGCAGACATGGCTCcttattatgattttttttttttttttttggagggacCTGTTCAATACGCTTTCCTCAGGCTCCACAACAGTGAGGCTTGTACAGAAAATCTCAGTTGGTAAACCGATGAGGAGTCAGATGGAGCCACATTTGGTTGCAAAGAAAAGTTGCGCGAGTTCATCCGGGCGGCGGTCATGCTCAAGTTGAAGTGAAAATTGAAGCAAACAGTTTGAGAATGTTAAGTCGGGAGGGAGGCAACCTTGTAGAATTGCATTGTGtgtctcctccctccctccatcctaTCAATTCCACactcacaaaataaataaatactgtagggcataggtgtcaaactcaaggcgcGGGGGCCCAGATATGGGCCGCTGATGATAACAGCTGAGATAGAATTGGCCCGTCTAAAATCAGTTTGAAATACTGTGAAAACAGCCAAagccacaaaataaaagcaaagtaCATGGAAATACCAACTGATCCATTTTGTTATGAAATTTAGAATCTTATTAATATAGAGAATCTATTGTTCCAATATTGCAGTTTAATAACCACAATACTTAAGAGTCCAGTTTGTCTACCCTGCGACTCAGGATATTGGAGTCCTTCTCAATTTACCAGTTTGTGGACCTTGCATGGAAAACAATGAATGCAAAATAGTAATACGAGTGTCGAATAAGCACAGCCagtttctggaaaacaaataGCTTGGACTTCACCTCAAGTTCTCGCGCCCGTTCTGTTGAGTGCTATATACACACCATATTTGGTAAACAATAGCAGAGCAGAACAGCCTGAAACCATTGAAAGCTGAATGAGTGATTCGCTACAGCTGCACATGCTTTTATGCCCTGGGGTCAGTGTTACTTTGCAATGTCCGAGAACGTCTGGCAGATTTGAATGTTTAAGGGTCACCAGTTTAGAAACAAACGAAATCTAATTACTGATTGGCCTACTTTTGGAACATGAAACAGTATACTTAGCGTCTGCTGCATAGTTCCATTTGttaaagcaaacatttaaaattgagtacactcaaaagtcaaaatatttggtacacctgcacaattAGATAATAGCCATAACAAATATTGCATACAAAAGGTGGTGATGGTAAATCTAAACTACAAAGattatttattacaatttGTTAAACACCCAGATTGGCTATAATATTGTTCGAATTGTTATACTATTGTGGTGTTTAAAGTATTGTATTTCAGCTCTTCGGTGAACAgagagtgccatctagaggtctaagtaaacacaacaatgggttcatgaatcatcttgaagcttcatttgcccatCATTACGTAAAACAGTTTCATGTATtcacaaatgcaaattgtCAACTATAAATCAGTTTttgtagattggtttatttacatttcaaaagctAGAAGCCATTCatatacaaatgtgattgcactttagttcacatatttaaatgttcagatattaagatgtgatggacagtttttgcatgatttgaatgaggcaaaataacatgctttttctctcgaatatattgttataatcatttgtttcagatgtaatcattttctgtataaaaattaaatttggtgttcaaaaagacttttttcaaacttgagtcttgaaaaagagggggtcgtcttataatcagggtcgtcttatattcgggccaatacggtaagtGCAGATTTACGTTCTATacctgattttaaaaataagaaagcTGGAAAAACAGAAGAAGTGTGCTCCTCTcccatagtttttttttctgaacgcAGCCAGCACTGGCGCACCGTGTCTTAAGTCGGAATGTCAAGTGCGCGCAACCGGCAATCCGTTTTTGGTGCACTCAGAATTTCAGGACGGAAAGTTAGTGCGCTCTTCGCGGATATTTTTGAACGCATCCTACATTTCCGGGTGTGATGCGGAAGTTACGACACGCTTAGAAGTCAACGACAGAAGCACGAAGAAGTTTCGCAACAGCGCCATCCCTCCACgcattatttgtttgttttttgtaatgaaAAACAGAGGGAGAGTCCCATCTCCCCCTCACAGGAGTGTGTTTGAGAAAGATTCTCTTAATAATTATGTTGGATTTTGAATTGATACGTCTTCTCTCACACGGAGCCATGAACAAATGAATTCGCGGGGTATGAAATTTAGATTCCTAAAAGGAGAACGAGTGCTGTGCTTCGAACCCGATCCAACCAAGGCTAAAGTCTTGTATGACGCAAAGGTAGCAGTCACCGTATGCATCGATTTAAATGATTATTCTCAATGTAGTTAATTCCACAATGTTTTGAAAGCTCAAAAATCAATGACCGCGTATGTCACGATGCTCTTAGCCGATCTACTGGCTAATATGTACCCAGGACCAAATATGTTTGCGCCATTTCATCCCAAAcaatatgaatgttttttctcagtttttttttaagtgctgCAGTTTACATGACATAGAGTATATTCCTGGCAACATGAATTAGTTTAAACGTAGCTCCTTTGCATAGATCGCGACAATATGTCTCAGCTAAACCCAGCTAACGCCTTTCATTTAGCCTGCACCAATCGAGATGTTATTTTACTCTCATAAACAGGAGTGATAAGTTGCCAATACCTTAAGAGCTTCTTAACTTTCACTAATTCTTTAAGAAAACCTTGCTTTTTCTGTGATCACGACGTAACAGTTGCAGACCCTAACGTTGTAAATTTATGTAAATATACAAAGACCTTCCAAAGATGTGTACTTTGTCACGTTACAACCACAAACGtacatatattttattgtGAAGTGGAAAGTTAGACGTTTTTCATGctattttatgaataaatagGACAGATGTGGCCAGCAAAAATATTCATCCTCCCTCATTGTGGAGTTGAGATCAAGGTTTCCtcaaacaatattatcaaattCATTTCATCTTTACAGGTCCTTGATATAGTAATAGGCAAGGATGAACATGGAAGGCGAATCCCAAAGTACTTGATTCACTTTAACGGTTGGAGCAGAAGGTAATCAACCAGATTGTGCAACATTGTACCCTTAGCTGTAACACAACTAATGTATctgtgaaaatgtgtgtttgtctttagCTGGGATCGTTGGGCTGCTGAGGATCATGTCCTAAGGGACACTAAGGAAAGCCGCAAATTGCAACGTAAACTGGCACGTGAAGCACTTGGTCGCATGTAAGTATGGACACTTCCATTTTTTCATGTCGTAGTTGTTCTGTTTGACTGCATGCAcggtcttgtttttttgtgtgtctttatattttgataaaaatgtgactaaaatatgtttggaaaaaaacaatcttggTTCTTTGTGGGTGGTAGGAAGAAAAAGGGATGGGCAAAGAGGCGACATCCTTCTGGTACTAAACCCTCGCTCAAGACACTTCCTAAGGAGGATGACAGTGATGACACATGTGAGAAGTCTCACTCTGCTCCCATTTGATTGCACTCAGTCTCTCGCTGCAATCAAATTAATGCCATTTGTATATTTGTCCCAAGGCTTGATTTCATCTTCTGGCAGCAGTGAGGGCGACGGTTCTGAAGCCGAGTCTTCGAATAGTGGAGACACTACCTTCTCTGAGGACATCAACAAAATGGTGAATAACAATCGCAGACTGAGAGAGCTTAAAGATTAAATATTGTTGGACCCATACCACATCTTCACTGCTTTAGGCTGCACTGATTCACATATGATTGTTGCCCAGAGAACATTCTTTTagtcatttgagaaaaaaaaaaaactttttttgttgttgttgcagaaAGTTGAACCTGATATCAATCTCAAGAAGGAAAGCGAGGAGAGGGTTGTACATGTTGACATCAATATTCCAGATATCCTCAAGAAAAAATTGGAGGATGACTGCTTTTACATCAATAAGCGGAAAAAGGTATTTCAAGATAAACTGTAAATTTTCTAGGGGAAAATTTATGGGTCTCACTTTGTTAtactaaaatgacaatttaagTTGATTTTATATGGTCACCTCAGATCATGCTTAAGTACATGGAAAAAccaattgttatttatttattatgaagAATTTTCTGGCATGTGGTAATGTGATAACATTTTCAGTATGTTTAATATTATGGGGActataatacatttattttggatcTCAAGGACTCCATTAAAAATTGTTAGTCTTGCAGAAGAGTTTGAATTCACAATGTTAACTCCATTCAAAACACTCTTTTCCTTTGTAGTTGGTGATGGTTCCTTGTCAAACGAATGTTGTGCAAATCTTGGAGTCTTATGTAAAGCACTTTGCAATCAACAAGGCTTTCATGGCTAATGAGCGGTACAGAAGGCAGCAACAGCAAAATACGACACAGAGTAGCAGCCCACAGCCAATCCCTCCAGAGAAGAAgtattacaaaatattttgtggacTTTTTGACTTGGCTGACCTATAAATGCAACGATGAGTCAtaacgttttattttgtttttaccaagTGAGGAGCTGTGTAAGGAAATGGTTGATGGCCTGAGGATCACATTTGACTTCACTCTACCCATGATCCTCCTCTATCCATGTGAGCAAGCTCAGTTCAAAAAAGTTAGCTCTTCACGCTTTTTCCTGGCAGTCAATGAAGGATCTCCCTGCCCCAGCATGTAAGTGGAATCTCAAAATCTAATTGAGGAGATATGGGGTGGCTGACACGTCATTTGTCTGTCCTACAAGCACCCAGCGAGAACGCAGTCCCAGCCCAGCAGGTCACAACCCTCTCACACCTCAATCAACAGACAGTCAGCCAGCCCTGAGTGACGTTTCTACTACCACACCAACTGCGCCCACCCCAAAGCGTCGCCGCCACCCTGACATGGACTGTATCTCCTACCAGTCCCAGTCGCTCAGGCGTTCTACCAGGAACACACCTGGGGGAGAACGCCCAGCTGAAGGGAGCAGTGGCGGTAAATACATTTCAGTGGATGTCTAGTGGTCCGAGGTAGCATCTATTCCTGAACTATTTCTCTCAAATGATCGCTTTTGCTCACGAATGACACAGGCGGAGGCAGTTCCGCAGCGTCACCTCAACTCAAACGCCGCTTGATCGACAGCTCATTGCAGTCAAAATTCATCCTCAACCTTGACAGAAGTAAGTGGACAGCCTTTCAAAGTATCCATCAAGAAAAATAGTACGCCATCGGTtcataaactaaactttgcaCAAGTTTCGGAATGCAGCTTGCATTAGTGtattataaaaatgtatatctgattttgtttttgtactaACATGTTTCACCCAGTAGGTGGTGCAAGACCACTTGTAGTTGCCAAGTAGATGCTATTAGGGAAGTGCGGAATGTCACTTGAGTTAAGTTTTGGTCACATCACTTCATTTTAGGTGATTTCTACAAAATGTTATCTTCTTTATGCAGAAACTCCCGTACACAGTGGTTCATCCTCCCCTTTGCCTTTGACTCCAGGCAAAGAACGAAGTGGACCTTTTCACGGCCTTGAGAGCAGGCGAAATAATGAGCTTAATGAGGTGACAAATCATTGTGTGATCTTGTAATTGAGTAAGATAGGGAGCAGTATGTTGTCAATTCTTGGACATTCACGGTTTTGCAAAGGCGAATTTACCCTTTTTGCAGATTTTCTGAACTGAATTCTCAAATGTCACGCCTGCTTGCGATTTTCATGAAAAAACAGTAAACATTACAGGATTCCTTCACAAGTATAGAAAAGTATGGAATTTTTAATTCCAGGTGTAGAAAAAGTATTGATAATGGAAACCTGTCTGGTGAAATATTCACGTTTCCAAAGGAGTCTAAACAGCTGAATTTtctaaaacaaagaaaatatgaatgtCTACAGATCAATCTTTTTAAGGCGCCTAGAAATGCAAGCTACAATTTttatcattgtatttttattatttattaaagcCATGATTTCACTCTTGCACACAGCAGCTATTTGATGTCAGTTCATATAAGACTCTCCCACTATCCTATCTGTCAGGTTTTGAGTTGGAGGCTGACACCTGATAACTATCCCTTAAGTGACCAGCCTCCACCACCCTCCTACCTGTACGGAGTACAGCACCTTCTGCGACTTTTTGGTTGGTTATTGTTTCCCTGTTTGTCCATTCACTTGATGCAATTTATTGCAGTCgcttgaaaaatatatttttgtctgtgttATCGGAACCCTGCATCCTGTTTGCCTTATTCATCCAGTGAAGCTTCCTGAGATCCTTGGAAAGATGCAGATCCCTGAAAGGAATCTAAGAGCCTTGGTCAAACATCTTGAGCTCTTTCTCAGGTAACAAATCCATCTTCCTACGTGTCCCTGAAagtctggaaaatgaaaatctgGAAAAAACTATATTCCAGTCAGAGAAAagacatgaaaaatgaaagagaCAAAAGTGAATATCCTGGAAAAACTTGAGttattcaaacaaataaaaacaaatgaagcatttaggaaaaaaataaccaaaaacatgcttggtaggccgattgagcactccaaattgcccttaggtgtgagtgcggatggttgttcgtctctgtgtgccctgcgattggctggcaactggttcagggtgtcccccgcctactgcccgatgacagctgggataggctccagcacacccgcgacccccgtggggacaaagcggtacagaaaatggatggataaaaactaACTCgctcagaatttttttttaaattttctaaattggaaaataagtgtgatcaaattttcaaaaCTAACCCTGGATTAGACCTCGGGAGGGCACATGCAATATATTATTGTACAGTGTTTTGTCAGGGAGACAAGTACGAAAAATCATGGGTAAGTGTAAGAAAATGAGAGCATGAGTGGATCCTAGGAAAGGACAGAGCATGTGTTAGCAGGAGGGAGATGAGTGGGTGTTACACAAGCGTAGGGAGTCTAATCTTTAAATCCTCCCGAGCGATCTTCAGTTGAGCCGCTCCCAAACCTAAGGGATTTGCTTCTCTCAGTCTCtaatcaaacacacacattactGCCTTCTGCCACCGTGTTGTGCTGTGGAGCAGAATTCAATGCAAATCACATATTCAGCATAAGATTTCTGTCTGGCCGAGAGAGTCCAAACTACCTCTGGTCCCCAACGCACCAATAAAAGACATCTTTGAACAAACCAGAGCTAAAAACAGTAGATGGTGGTAGTGATGTACATAAAAGGAGCTCACCTCAAGCacgcttctctttttttcaggATAGAGGACTTAAATGTCGCAGTCTCACTACGAGATTTTCACGATCATCAGATGAAACCATTCCATAATGGTTTTAAGAGAAGTGCGTCCTCTTGTTTAGCTGCGGAGTCAGCATAGTTTAATTTTCTGCAGGGAATTAGAAAATAAACACTAAATTTCCACTAAATATAAACTATAATAACAGAAGTTTGTAGAAACCTACCTAatccaaaaaaataactaaaataaaattgattttgatttgtttgtttttgaggcTGATAATGGGCGTGGCCTCTCATGGGAAAAGGAGAtcatagatttttttgtggttcCCCATGTTTAAACAAAAGTGGGGTCTTTCTCACATTGCCATCCTTGCCATTTGGTTGCCTTGTTCGTCAGTTGACATCAAAACGTTCTGTGGTTCTTCTGTATAATTTGTTTGCATTGAGATTAGGAGGACCGGTGAAGCTAAGATGAGATGGCAAGATTTAGAGGATTTGGCCGAGTAGCGGATACTAAGAAGATTCCGGATTAGTTTTTCCCTGCAACTGATTAGATGGGAGGCAGAGGGGGCGGGAAAGGGTGGGTCCATGTTCTGTCTGTATGGCCATAGAGGAGGATTTGTATCTGCTAAGGCATTGGTTGAATGTGAACACATCAATATCGGGGACTATAGGAAATCAAAATCCAGTCGGGCAATGCATGCATTTGCTGTATGTGAGCTGACAAGAGCACATGTTGAATAtcgtatttttctttttttatataggtTTCTGGCTGAGTTCCATGAGGATTTCTTTCCCGAGTCTTCTTATGTGTCAGCGTCCGAGGCTCACAATAACATGAAGCAACCAAGGCCTCTTTACTGAAAACTGCAGATGCTTTTgcccttctttttcttgtcttcaCACCTTCTCAgtatatctttgagaaataaaaagtatGGAGGTAGCTGCTACAATAGAACTCCTGTGTTCTCAATTTCCTTGGCCGTCAAGTCATCTCAAAATACACTATCGGCATTGGGGTCCCAATAGGACACAATCTTACTGTAACAGGATTTCACCAAAATGCCACCATGAGGTTAGGAGTACAGAATTTTCCAGTTCCAAGCGAGAGAATGGTTGCTTGCACAATGTTGTTACAAACAATGTTGCAACCAAAAACGTGGTAAAAAGTGATTGCTGTGATTTGATCATTTAGTTTATGTAAGCTGGGTATCTGTTGTTAATGCAAGTTTCTGCCCACTCTTAATGGTGATCTAATTAGTGGGCCaattttcattattaattCAGTGGAGGGTAAAAAAGAACCCCAAGCCCCCAATTAATCCTTCCATAACATTAGCTTCTCATAactaatgtttgttttttcaaccaTGAAAATGGTGTCAAGTAAGAAGCTGATTGCCACAGACAGGAGTGgagagtggattttttttgggaggctgTTGCCAGTGATCACTCTGCTTATTCACTTACTGCACCTATGCATATATGCAAAAGAGACTTCGCACTTTGTTTTTGAGTCCCTGTGGAGTTTCTTAGATTTCTTCATAGATTGGTCATAGATTGGTCTGATCTTTAATCACAAGAATGAAGATAGGCTTCATAAACACATATCATTCATACAATTGATGTaattgaaaataacatttgaaacaTTCACAAAATAGCGAGGAAAACAACTGAATCCTTGAGTTTGATAAGTGCTCTCGCCTCATAGGCTTAAGaccaggggatgctttgagaataattgtcaatttttgtctatgtgaagccctttgagactgcttgtgatttagggctatacaaataaaattgacttgacttgacttgatagGCAGCGACGCTAACCAACCAACATT includes:
- the LOC119133261 gene encoding male-specific lethal 3 homolog, coding for MNSRGMKFRFLKGERVLCFEPDPTKAKVLYDAKVLDIVIGKDEHGRRIPKYLIHFNGWSRSWDRWAAEDHVLRDTKESRKLQRKLAREALGRMKKKGWAKRRHPSGTKPSLKTLPKEDDSDDTCLISSSGSSEGDGSEAESSNSGDTTFSEDINKMKVEPDINLKKESEERVVHVDINIPDILKKKLEDDCFYINKRKKLVMVPCQTNVVQILESYVKHFAINKAFMANERYRRQQQQNTTQSSSPQPIPPEKNEELCKEMVDGLRITFDFTLPMILLYPCEQAQFKKVSSSRFFLAVNEGSPCPSITQRERSPSPAGHNPLTPQSTDSQPALSDVSTTTPTAPTPKRRRHPDMDCISYQSQSLRRSTRNTPGGERPAEGSSGGGGSSAASPQLKRRLIDSSLQSKFILNLDRKTPVHSGSSSPLPLTPGKERSGPFHGLESRRNNELNEVLSWRLTPDNYPLSDQPPPPSYLYGVQHLLRLFVKLPEILGKMQIPERNLRALVKHLELFLRFLAEFHEDFFPESSYVSASEAHNNMKQPRPLY